One genomic window of Desulfuromonas sp. AOP6 includes the following:
- a CDS encoding O-antigen ligase family protein, with protein MKNLGFYLYLVFVCSWFLHLPARLPILGNLRFDLFLVLVLALIVIFENKNNFGNNNCVKRLNLLILIIIIITPFAEWPGSAIKFGLPNFIKAVVFFYFTITFAHTEKKFKTLITCFILCQLFRVIEPLYLHITEGYWGDSAYIGSGDFMARLSGAPHDVVNPNGLAFVILTIIPFLFLYLKESLLWRILALSAMPVLLYALYLTGSRSGMIGLFLIMFILMYFSKNKAKNFTILLIAGCILFPKMDSIFKDRYLSIFSENTKNSITSSDRQDGMIKDFKTGMRRPIFGHGLGTSREVNFNYGNRKVMSHNIYSETFQEIGIVGLIFFILFIISIFENIRGTIVRINNTYLFNTRSAIYFFCIMNVIFGLASYGLSSYEWYLFGGLSVALSNLNNQNGDYHLSQVILEEGINGHTKTQA; from the coding sequence ATGAAAAATCTTGGTTTTTATCTTTATTTAGTGTTTGTTTGCAGCTGGTTTCTGCATTTGCCAGCGAGATTGCCAATTCTCGGCAATTTACGCTTTGACCTATTTCTTGTGCTAGTATTGGCATTAATTGTAATATTTGAAAATAAAAATAATTTTGGAAACAATAATTGCGTTAAAAGATTAAATTTACTAATCCTTATAATTATAATAATAACACCATTCGCCGAATGGCCAGGTAGTGCTATAAAGTTTGGACTGCCTAATTTTATTAAGGCGGTGGTATTTTTTTATTTTACAATAACTTTCGCACATACAGAGAAAAAGTTTAAAACTTTGATTACCTGTTTTATCCTTTGCCAACTTTTTCGTGTGATTGAACCACTTTACCTGCATATTACTGAAGGTTATTGGGGGGACTCTGCTTATATAGGTAGTGGTGATTTTATGGCGAGACTTTCCGGGGCACCACATGATGTTGTTAATCCAAATGGGCTGGCTTTTGTAATATTGACAATTATCCCCTTCCTGTTCCTTTATTTAAAAGAAAGCCTTTTGTGGAGAATTTTAGCTCTGAGTGCGATGCCAGTCCTCTTATATGCACTTTATCTCACTGGTAGCAGATCTGGAATGATTGGTTTATTTTTAATTATGTTTATTTTGATGTATTTTAGTAAAAATAAAGCGAAAAATTTTACGATTCTCCTTATTGCTGGCTGCATCCTGTTCCCGAAGATGGATAGTATTTTTAAGGATCGTTATTTAAGCATTTTTTCCGAAAATACGAAAAATAGCATTACTTCTTCTGATCGTCAAGACGGGATGATTAAGGATTTTAAAACTGGCATGAGAAGACCTATCTTTGGCCATGGCCTGGGGACGTCAAGGGAGGTTAACTTTAACTATGGGAACAGAAAGGTTATGTCACACAATATATATTCTGAAACATTTCAAGAGATAGGTATTGTAGGGCTCATATTTTTTATTCTGTTTATTATCTCAATTTTTGAAAATATAAGAGGTACCATAGTAAGAATAAATAATACTTATTTGTTCAATACAAGAAGCGCTATTTATTTTTTCTGTATTATGAATGTAATTTTTGGTTTAGCTAGCTATGGACTTTCAAGCTATGAGTGGTATCTATTTGGCGGTCTATCTGTCGCCTTGAGTAATTTAAACAATCAAAATGGTGATTACCACTTGTCTCAAGTTATTTTAGAGGAAGGGATAAATGGTCATACAAAAACGCAAGCTTAA
- a CDS encoding phenylacetate--CoA ligase family protein: MYKKLLEKIIYPFMYFVRRERVSTFVKLYEESQWNSINIIENNQFEKIKELIQYHAINSKTYSQFLIKNGVSTNLSTIADFEKIPIMEKSDVNNFLVDAKKNYSSFGSYTVRLTGGSSGVPAVVFVDPECSARSLAARIVCQGWHGVKPSDRQIRLWGRPLVSGRTKAFLKDLLLNRIRLNSQSFEEIKINKTIKKLIKSKPDYIYGYASLIQLVSDKINDKNLKQIFKNIKCVISTSETMSIKQQKAISEKFKCPVVDEYGCSEVDIIAFECPSGSKHIVSDNVFIEIIRFGDEPDGYGQVVITDLNNKLMPMIRYRLGDLVSVEKIKCSCGRGWPCLGRIIGRSQGQYIFSPGKGMVHSQYVVYIIEELVFKGFPIEIFKIIQSDNYNLKIILGLKEGTDLDLGEVSTYFKNESKHVLGEGLICNFEIASVDTMRKDLKNKFCHFESQI, translated from the coding sequence ATGTATAAAAAACTTTTGGAAAAAATCATATATCCATTTATGTATTTTGTTAGAAGAGAGAGAGTTTCCACGTTTGTAAAGCTGTATGAAGAATCTCAGTGGAATAGCATCAACATAATCGAGAACAATCAGTTTGAAAAAATAAAAGAACTCATTCAATATCATGCTATTAATTCAAAAACATATAGTCAATTTTTAATAAAAAATGGTGTGTCCACAAATCTATCAACCATTGCTGACTTTGAAAAAATTCCGATTATGGAAAAATCTGATGTAAATAATTTTTTAGTTGATGCTAAGAAAAATTATTCCTCTTTTGGTAGCTATACTGTGAGATTGACTGGAGGGAGTTCTGGAGTTCCTGCAGTTGTTTTTGTTGACCCGGAGTGCTCTGCCCGGTCTTTGGCTGCTAGAATCGTATGCCAAGGATGGCATGGAGTCAAGCCGAGTGACCGTCAAATAAGGTTGTGGGGCCGCCCGTTAGTTTCTGGACGTACCAAAGCATTTCTTAAAGACTTATTGCTAAATAGGATTAGATTAAATTCACAATCCTTCGAAGAAATTAAGATTAATAAAACCATTAAAAAGTTAATAAAATCAAAACCTGACTATATTTATGGCTATGCTTCGTTAATTCAACTGGTATCTGATAAAATAAATGACAAAAATTTGAAACAAATTTTTAAAAACATTAAATGTGTTATATCTACATCTGAAACTATGAGTATAAAGCAACAGAAGGCTATTAGTGAAAAATTTAAGTGTCCTGTGGTTGATGAATATGGGTGTAGTGAAGTTGATATTATTGCCTTCGAATGTCCAAGCGGAAGTAAACATATTGTATCAGACAACGTTTTTATTGAAATAATTAGATTCGGAGATGAGCCAGATGGATATGGGCAAGTTGTGATTACTGATTTAAATAATAAATTAATGCCAATGATTCGCTATCGGTTGGGAGATCTGGTGTCAGTTGAAAAAATTAAGTGTAGTTGTGGGCGAGGGTGGCCTTGTCTGGGGCGAATAATTGGTCGCTCTCAAGGCCAGTACATTTTTTCTCCAGGTAAGGGCATGGTTCATAGTCAATATGTTGTCTATATTATTGAAGAGTTAGTTTTTAAAGGATTTCCTATCGAAATTTTTAAGATTATTCAGTCAGATAATTACAATTTAAAAATAATTCTCGGTTTAAAGGAAGGAACAGATTTAGATCTTGGAGAGGTTTCTACTTACTTCAAAAATGAAAGTAAGCATGTTTTAGGGGAAGGGTTAATTTGTAATTTTGAAATAGCCTCAGTTGACACTATGAGGAAAGATTTAAAAAACAAATTCTGTCACTTCGAGTCCCAGATTTGA